One region of Streptomyces sp. NBC_00442 genomic DNA includes:
- a CDS encoding magnesium and cobalt transport protein CorA, which translates to MPDRHDRPARPSKRHSWRRQPSADATPPPDPAPAARPHGTWPAPAGPDATSDANVPATDGQDGGRPGGPVGSIVQSSLYRDGRHIASPGTLAETFRRLRETPDGMAWIGLQRPSEAELHSLAAEFDLHELAVEDALEAHQRPKLERYGDTLFVVLRAARYLDAPEEVDFGELHVFIGRDFLITVRHGAAPDLSAVRHRMEEDPALLALGPEAVLYAILDAVVDGYAPVVAGVQNDIDEIETEVFRGDPEVSRRIYELSREMVEFQRATRPLVGMLHALMAGFAKYGTDEELQRYLRDVADHVTHISERVDGFRQALTDILTVNATLVTQQQNAEMRALAEAGFEQNEEIKKISSWAAILFAPTLVGTIYGMNFENMPELGWGFGYPFAILLMAVVCVSLYFIFKRRHWL; encoded by the coding sequence ATGCCGGACCGACACGACCGCCCCGCGCGACCGTCGAAGCGGCATTCCTGGCGCAGACAGCCGTCCGCCGACGCCACGCCTCCCCCGGATCCGGCTCCCGCCGCCCGGCCCCACGGAACATGGCCGGCCCCCGCCGGACCCGATGCCACCAGCGACGCGAACGTACCGGCGACGGACGGGCAGGACGGCGGCCGGCCCGGCGGGCCGGTCGGCAGCATCGTGCAGTCCTCGCTGTACCGGGACGGGCGGCACATCGCCTCGCCAGGCACCCTCGCGGAGACATTCCGCCGACTGCGCGAGACGCCCGACGGCATGGCGTGGATCGGCCTGCAACGCCCGTCGGAAGCCGAACTCCACTCCCTGGCAGCCGAGTTCGACCTGCACGAGCTCGCGGTCGAGGACGCCCTGGAAGCCCATCAGCGCCCGAAGCTGGAACGCTACGGCGACACACTCTTCGTCGTGTTGCGCGCCGCGCGCTACCTCGACGCCCCGGAAGAGGTCGACTTCGGCGAACTCCACGTCTTCATCGGCCGGGACTTCCTCATCACGGTCCGCCACGGCGCCGCCCCCGACCTGTCCGCGGTCCGCCACCGCATGGAAGAGGACCCGGCGCTGCTGGCCCTTGGCCCGGAAGCGGTGCTGTACGCCATTCTCGACGCGGTGGTGGACGGGTACGCGCCCGTGGTCGCGGGCGTTCAGAACGACATCGACGAGATCGAGACGGAGGTCTTCCGGGGCGACCCGGAGGTGTCCCGCCGCATCTATGAACTCTCCCGCGAAATGGTCGAGTTCCAGCGCGCCACCCGCCCGCTGGTCGGCATGCTGCACGCCTTGATGGCCGGCTTCGCGAAGTACGGCACCGATGAGGAACTCCAGCGCTATCTCCGCGACGTGGCCGACCACGTCACCCACATCAGCGAACGCGTCGACGGCTTCCGCCAGGCCCTCACCGACATCCTCACGGTCAACGCCACACTGGTCACCCAGCAACAGAACGCGGAGATGCGGGCGCTGGCGGAGGCGGGCTTCGAGCAGAACGAGGAGATCAAGAAGATCTCGTCGTGGGCGGCCATTCTCTTTGCACCCACACTGGTGGGAACCATCTACGGCATGAACTTCGAGAACATGCCGGAGCTGGGCTGGGGCTTCGGGTATCCGTTCGCGATCCTGCTGATGGCGGTGGTGTGCGTCAGCCTGTACTTCATCTTCAAGCGGCGGCACTGGCTGTAG
- a CDS encoding DUF6461 domain-containing protein produces the protein MNLVTAHDYAWIRTAPLFRHAMESGYTLTLIQGRSPHEVLRAMEAEPRGTGMGTTGLIEANDAHRAETDYDYWDESYVAGAFSTPGENGDWTLVLGFDGGLEIEGSCVQALSKGGRVVVHSTNGGKPIHLFHWFEDGELRTTFEGPSARDGSSPDALVPLMRAVGFPLTSGGEHDESAPVVDEKAAVLALAERLTGVRVTESLLQDAMYELGLVPEQPAEEWAGLVIDITDAHGERLHKEWTYEEIAAASDRARAEANAPVVITYNEPLTTDRSQREPHEPHEPHEPHETGE, from the coding sequence ATGAATTTGGTGACCGCACACGACTACGCCTGGATCCGCACCGCGCCGCTCTTCCGCCACGCGATGGAGAGTGGATACACCCTGACTTTGATACAGGGGCGCAGCCCGCACGAGGTGCTGCGCGCGATGGAGGCAGAACCGCGCGGCACCGGGATGGGAACGACCGGGCTGATCGAGGCGAACGACGCCCACCGCGCCGAGACGGACTACGACTACTGGGACGAGTCCTACGTCGCGGGTGCCTTCAGCACCCCGGGCGAGAACGGCGACTGGACACTTGTCCTCGGCTTCGACGGTGGGCTGGAGATCGAGGGCTCGTGCGTGCAGGCCCTGTCGAAGGGCGGCCGGGTCGTGGTGCACTCGACCAACGGGGGCAAGCCCATCCACCTCTTCCACTGGTTCGAGGACGGTGAGCTCCGTACGACGTTCGAGGGCCCCTCGGCGCGCGACGGCAGCAGCCCCGATGCGTTGGTTCCCCTCATGCGGGCGGTCGGCTTCCCTCTGACTTCCGGGGGAGAGCACGACGAGAGCGCCCCGGTCGTCGACGAGAAGGCGGCGGTTCTCGCTCTGGCCGAGAGACTCACCGGCGTACGCGTCACCGAATCCCTCCTCCAGGACGCCATGTACGAACTGGGGCTCGTCCCGGAACAGCCCGCCGAGGAGTGGGCCGGCCTGGTCATCGACATCACCGATGCCCACGGGGAGCGTCTCCACAAGGAATGGACCTATGAGGAGATCGCGGCGGCTTCGGACCGGGCACGGGCGGAGGCGAACGCGCCCGTCGTGATCACCTACAACGAGCCTCTGACGACGGACCGTTCGCAGCGCGAGCCGCACGAGCCGCACGAGCCGCACGAGCCGCACGAGACAGGTGAGTAG
- a CDS encoding SMI1/KNR4 family protein, giving the protein MKQTDDRQFPSALATAMAVRFDCADGKSGVDFEPFPAFLSAADTTEWFRAWTGNSELDGSDFRVFGQDGTGGYAAFWLIRPSRPLAEQPVVFLGSEGETGVVARDLGDFLWLLADGFGPWEAATSYEPDWQARPNPELASIAEGFAPNQRRSAAAVIELASREFPDFDDTVMELCR; this is encoded by the coding sequence GTGAAGCAGACCGACGACCGCCAGTTCCCCTCCGCGCTGGCCACTGCGATGGCCGTCCGATTCGACTGCGCCGACGGGAAGTCCGGCGTCGACTTCGAGCCCTTCCCGGCCTTCCTGTCCGCTGCCGATACCACCGAGTGGTTCCGGGCATGGACCGGGAACAGCGAACTGGACGGCAGTGACTTCCGCGTGTTCGGGCAGGACGGCACGGGCGGGTACGCGGCGTTCTGGCTCATCCGCCCGAGCCGGCCACTGGCCGAGCAGCCCGTGGTCTTCCTCGGCTCCGAGGGAGAGACCGGTGTCGTCGCCCGCGACCTGGGCGACTTCCTGTGGCTGCTGGCTGACGGCTTCGGCCCCTGGGAAGCCGCCACCTCGTACGAGCCGGACTGGCAGGCGCGGCCCAATCCAGAGTTGGCATCCATCGCCGAAGGGTTCGCACCGAACCAGCGCCGGTCGGCTGCAGCCGTGATCGAGCTGGCGAGCCGGGAGTTCCCCGACTTCGACGACACCGTCATGGAGCTCTGCCGCTGA
- a CDS encoding STAS domain-containing protein, with protein sequence MPAPYRRTRSYFVYGITVVEIHGTIDLSTVPGIRVHIDAATAPHGAQVIVDLRPVEFLDCSALTLLCRARRRVLERDGRLALVCVRPWHLRILEVAGLRELFRPLATVQDAVGRGGWTSP encoded by the coding sequence ATGCCGGCCCCGTACCGGCGCACCCGTAGTTACTTCGTCTACGGCATCACCGTGGTCGAGATCCACGGCACCATCGACCTGAGCACCGTCCCCGGAATACGGGTGCACATCGACGCGGCCACTGCCCCGCACGGCGCCCAGGTGATCGTGGATCTGCGGCCCGTGGAGTTCCTCGACTGTTCCGCCCTCACCCTGTTGTGCCGGGCACGGCGCAGGGTGCTGGAACGCGACGGCCGACTGGCCCTGGTCTGTGTCCGGCCCTGGCACCTGCGGATTCTCGAAGTCGCCGGGCTCCGGGAACTCTTTCGGCCCCTCGCCACAGTTCAGGACGCCGTCGGCCGAGGAGGCTGGACCAGTCCCTAG
- a CDS encoding DUF5994 family protein → MSATTTDPRLFLQREPPPPPAPPSAARIALKPPGATPGLLDGAWWPRSRDLLRELPALIDVLDTRWARITRIAVNPRHWPVVPRKIPVTGHVVKAGWFKDELDPHKLLLLSYTAGRWDLLVIPPETAAPAAARLMAAATDSDGPQLTASALMDAEAALHDATAVDGLQDPEEAWEYEGGASSSYAVVAARPSRLLVGM, encoded by the coding sequence ATGTCCGCGACCACGACCGACCCGCGATTGTTCCTCCAGCGCGAGCCCCCGCCACCTCCGGCGCCACCTTCGGCCGCGCGCATCGCGCTGAAACCCCCCGGCGCTACCCCCGGGCTCCTCGACGGCGCTTGGTGGCCCCGCTCACGTGACCTGCTGCGTGAACTTCCCGCACTGATCGACGTCCTCGACACGCGGTGGGCCCGGATCACTCGTATCGCGGTCAACCCCCGGCACTGGCCCGTCGTTCCACGGAAGATCCCGGTGACCGGGCACGTGGTGAAGGCGGGCTGGTTCAAGGACGAGCTCGACCCGCACAAGCTTCTGCTTCTGTCCTATACGGCCGGACGCTGGGACCTCCTCGTCATCCCGCCGGAGACCGCCGCCCCCGCGGCCGCCCGGCTGATGGCCGCCGCAACCGACAGCGACGGCCCGCAGCTCACCGCGAGCGCCCTCATGGACGCAGAGGCGGCTCTGCACGACGCGACGGCCGTCGACGGGCTGCAGGACCCTGAGGAGGCGTGGGAGTACGAGGGCGGCGCCTCCTCCAGCTACGCCGTTGTGGCGGCGCGCCCCAGCCGCCTCCTCGTGGGGATGTGA
- a CDS encoding slipin family protein, translating into MPLLITLVVIVALLALLALALSLRIVKQYEQGVLFRLGRLAGTRAPGLRTIIPLVDVLHRVSLRIVTMPIQSQGIITRDNVSVDVSAVAYFRVVDAVKSVIAIENVNAAINQIAQTTLRKVVGQHTLDETLSETDRINLGIREILDVATAEWGVEVTLVELKDIQLPDSMKRAMARQAEAEREKRAKIINAEGESLAAAALGDASDTMMAHPLALQLRNLQSLVEIGVDKNTTVVFPAPLMSTIGELGAFLSREAAAAGAPPTPHPADVTEAAPGPNNKPGSLPQYN; encoded by the coding sequence ATGCCGCTTCTGATCACGCTCGTTGTCATCGTCGCCCTCCTTGCGCTGCTGGCCCTGGCCCTGTCCCTCAGGATCGTCAAGCAGTACGAACAGGGAGTGCTCTTCCGCTTGGGGCGCCTGGCCGGCACGCGTGCTCCCGGGCTGCGGACCATCATTCCCCTCGTCGACGTACTGCACCGGGTGTCGCTGCGCATCGTGACGATGCCGATCCAGTCGCAGGGCATCATCACCCGCGACAACGTCAGCGTGGACGTGTCGGCCGTGGCCTACTTCCGCGTCGTGGACGCCGTGAAGTCCGTCATCGCCATCGAGAACGTGAACGCCGCCATCAACCAGATCGCGCAGACCACCCTGCGCAAGGTCGTCGGCCAGCACACCCTGGACGAGACGCTGTCGGAGACCGACCGCATCAACCTGGGCATCCGCGAGATCCTCGACGTCGCCACCGCCGAGTGGGGCGTCGAGGTCACCCTCGTCGAACTCAAGGACATCCAACTGCCCGACAGCATGAAACGCGCGATGGCCCGACAGGCCGAGGCCGAGCGCGAGAAGCGAGCCAAAATCATCAACGCCGAAGGCGAATCGCTCGCCGCGGCAGCACTCGGAGACGCCTCCGACACCATGATGGCCCACCCCCTCGCGCTCCAACTCCGCAACCTGCAAAGCCTCGTGGAGATAGGCGTCGACAAGAACACCACCGTCGTCTTCCCCGCACCCCTGATGAGCACCATCGGCGAACTGGGCGCCTTCCTCAGCCGGGAAGCGGCAGCCGCGGGAGCGCCGCCGACCCCGCACCCGGCCGACGTCACCGAGGCCGCCCCGGGGCCGAACAACAAGCCCGGCTCACTCCCCCAGTACAACTGA
- a CDS encoding DUF5994 family protein, which yields MTTTLRPPSSLLPVRLHLTPPGNGPRPVDGVWWPRSDDLTTELPRLIRALPHSWPQIALATVNAAMWSAFPGRILVANHVIRLHRATSNRTPDTICLVAPGHGRWDLLVVPTRTEKTEALRLLSMADGPAADRPGAPLRRASAQRT from the coding sequence ATGACCACGACCCTCCGCCCCCCTTCGTCCCTGCTGCCGGTACGCCTGCACCTGACGCCGCCGGGCAACGGGCCCCGCCCCGTCGACGGCGTCTGGTGGCCCCGCTCGGACGACCTGACCACCGAACTGCCGCGCCTGATACGGGCGTTGCCCCACTCGTGGCCGCAGATCGCCCTTGCCACCGTGAACGCTGCCATGTGGTCGGCCTTTCCCGGCCGGATCCTCGTCGCCAACCACGTGATCCGACTGCACCGGGCCACCAGCAACCGCACCCCGGACACGATCTGCCTCGTCGCCCCCGGCCATGGCCGATGGGACCTGCTGGTCGTGCCGACGCGCACCGAGAAGACCGAGGCACTGCGCCTCCTGTCCATGGCGGACGGCCCCGCAGCCGACCGGCCGGGCGCACCCCTTCGGCGTGCGTCCGCGCAACGGACGTGA
- a CDS encoding GAF and ANTAR domain-containing protein, with translation MLSEQAAYVLREIRSGARTDDQLAHLCARLLDADGLAVSLVVDRGHTELVWCHGNASAEFEDLQFTVGEGPGPEALVSGRTVRVPDLAQVRPERWPALLGALDGLPVRAVFAFPLDLGAIKVGVVTAVRSQPRAMSAQEADDATALARLLTARFLGGTQGVPQALRRAVVHQATGMISVQLGRPLAEAVMRLRAYAYTQDRPITEVAQDVVARRLRFNDDKTGPQVPDGDRG, from the coding sequence GTGCTCAGCGAGCAGGCTGCCTACGTTCTGCGCGAAATCCGGTCGGGTGCTCGCACGGACGATCAGCTTGCGCACCTGTGCGCCCGCCTTCTGGATGCCGACGGTCTGGCCGTCTCGCTGGTCGTGGACAGGGGGCATACGGAGTTGGTGTGGTGCCACGGCAACGCGTCGGCCGAGTTCGAGGACCTTCAGTTCACCGTCGGCGAGGGACCCGGCCCCGAAGCTCTCGTCTCCGGCCGCACGGTACGGGTGCCCGACCTCGCCCAGGTGCGGCCAGAACGATGGCCGGCCCTGCTGGGGGCCCTGGACGGCCTGCCCGTGCGAGCGGTGTTCGCCTTCCCCCTGGACCTTGGCGCCATCAAGGTCGGGGTGGTGACCGCGGTGCGCAGTCAGCCGCGCGCCATGTCCGCGCAGGAAGCCGACGACGCCACGGCCCTGGCCCGGCTGCTGACCGCACGCTTTCTGGGCGGCACCCAGGGCGTGCCCCAGGCCCTGCGACGGGCGGTCGTCCACCAGGCCACCGGAATGATCAGCGTGCAGCTGGGACGGCCCCTCGCCGAAGCCGTGATGCGACTGCGCGCCTACGCCTACACACAGGACCGTCCGATCACCGAGGTCGCGCAGGACGTGGTGGCCAGGCGGCTGCGATTCAACGACGACAAGACCGGGCCCCAGGTGCCCGACGGCGATAGGGGATGA
- a CDS encoding GAF and ANTAR domain-containing protein, with the protein MGREQRLAEVFVELADSLIDDFDVIEFLQSLSVRCVELLGISAAGIMLGDEHGELHTIAASDENTHLLELFAIQHDQGPCVDTFRSGTQHTSIDLTDPKATAAFPHFAQQARQNGFAVTHALPLRLRTRIVGAMNLFHTEPGTLTPENTALAQALADVATIAILQQRTLEQTYVERDQLQAALTSRIVIEQAKGILAERWNTSLDDAFDRFRTYARTNGLRISDLARQIIDNGPQHSALI; encoded by the coding sequence ATGGGTCGCGAACAACGCCTGGCCGAGGTCTTTGTGGAGTTGGCGGACTCCCTGATCGACGACTTCGACGTCATCGAATTCCTCCAGAGCCTCTCCGTGCGGTGCGTCGAACTGCTGGGGATCTCGGCGGCCGGCATCATGCTCGGCGACGAACACGGCGAGCTCCACACCATCGCCGCCTCCGACGAGAACACCCACCTCCTCGAACTCTTCGCCATCCAGCACGACCAGGGGCCCTGTGTGGACACCTTCCGCAGTGGCACGCAGCACACCAGCATCGACCTCACCGACCCGAAGGCCACCGCCGCCTTCCCGCACTTCGCCCAGCAGGCACGGCAGAACGGCTTCGCCGTCACCCACGCCCTGCCCCTGCGGCTGCGCACCCGCATCGTCGGCGCGATGAACCTCTTCCACACCGAACCCGGCACGCTCACCCCGGAGAACACCGCGCTCGCCCAGGCGCTGGCCGACGTCGCCACCATCGCGATCCTCCAGCAGCGCACCCTGGAGCAGACCTACGTCGAGCGCGACCAGCTCCAGGCCGCCCTGACCAGCCGCATCGTCATCGAACAGGCCAAAGGCATCCTCGCCGAACGCTGGAACACCAGCCTCGACGACGCCTTCGACCGCTTCCGCACCTATGCCCGGACCAACGGTCTGCGCATCTCCGACCTCGCCCGCCAGATCATCGACAACGGTCCTCAGCACAGCGCCCTGATCTGA
- a CDS encoding uracil-DNA glycosylase, whose protein sequence is MDEARSQNARPSAEDRGYPVFQAARAGGVGELDGRIVGCRACPRLVAWREEVAATKRAAFRDWDYWGRPVPGFGPHDAPLVVVGLAPAAHGANRTGRMFTGDASGDFLFAALHAVGLASRPTATTADDGLELYGVRVTSPVHCAPPGNRPTPAERDTCRPWLAAELTLLGPRVIVVLGAFGWQTLLPVLADAGWQLPRPRPPFAHGTVVTLRRGEERGRAAIGELHVIGCYHPSQRNTFTGRLTSPMLVDLLHQAAELAGLSG, encoded by the coding sequence ATGGACGAGGCCCGCAGCCAAAACGCGCGACCTTCCGCCGAGGATCGCGGCTACCCCGTGTTCCAGGCGGCGCGCGCCGGCGGGGTCGGCGAGCTCGATGGCCGGATCGTCGGGTGCCGGGCCTGTCCTCGGCTGGTCGCCTGGCGCGAGGAGGTCGCCGCGACGAAGCGGGCCGCCTTCCGGGACTGGGATTACTGGGGCAGGCCGGTGCCGGGGTTCGGGCCGCACGACGCACCCCTGGTGGTGGTCGGTCTCGCGCCGGCCGCTCACGGCGCCAACCGGACGGGCCGCATGTTCACCGGGGACGCGTCGGGCGATTTCCTCTTCGCCGCCCTGCACGCCGTGGGTCTCGCCTCTCGGCCCACGGCCACCACCGCCGACGACGGCCTGGAGCTGTACGGGGTCAGGGTGACCTCCCCCGTGCACTGTGCTCCTCCCGGGAACAGGCCGACGCCCGCCGAGCGGGACACGTGCCGGCCGTGGCTTGCGGCCGAGCTCACCTTGCTGGGCCCTCGGGTGATCGTCGTCCTGGGGGCCTTCGGCTGGCAGACGCTTCTGCCCGTCCTCGCCGACGCCGGCTGGCAACTGCCGCGCCCCCGGCCCCCGTTCGCGCACGGCACCGTGGTGACATTGCGCCGGGGCGAGGAGCGCGGACGGGCGGCCATCGGCGAACTCCATGTGATCGGCTGCTACCACCCCAGCCAGCGCAACACGTTCACCGGGCGCCTGACCTCTCCCATGCTCGTCGACCTGCTCCACCAGGCCGCGGAGCTGGCGGGCTTGAGCGGATGA
- a CDS encoding phosphatase PAP2 family protein encodes MSPGTSRTPRTAQLAPRGRARGAVWGAAGVVALGFLVALEVFARRCGIPGPVTAQLRELVFAAKPGPLYGGLALTMVVLTWRQRFVAAGAAVGVDIVFVLVRWAAGAKVPEGQYFGNGALWAMLGCAVVAITRRTGDERVLLLKGVGLGLLLVTGRKIGDTWLLITSKTRPTVLDPYVATADHALGNPSWAAGRILKAMGPLSGHVVHVVYAQLAVAAVVVALYQLRNVAAERRFPRHHLVRTFLVIGLLGPAIYMIFPVVGPVFAYGPGTSGTGGVEWAVANLWPHTPPAVGVPHPVPYDGITPRNCMPSLHTAWATAIFVHTRKGPRLLRFAGAFWLVATLGATLGFGYHYGVDLVAGVVFSLTVEAALRTFDRGWDRSGVRLVAYGTAVFAALLLAYRFVPVTMAEHPWVSGPLVVLAMLSVIHGYLRTTRAWEPDPVPVLLPEPHPEPV; translated from the coding sequence ATGTCCCCTGGGACGAGTCGGACACCTCGCACCGCGCAGCTCGCCCCCCGGGGCCGGGCGCGGGGGGCGGTGTGGGGCGCCGCCGGTGTGGTGGCGCTCGGTTTCCTCGTCGCGCTGGAGGTCTTCGCGCGGCGCTGCGGCATACCCGGGCCGGTCACCGCCCAGCTGCGCGAGCTGGTCTTCGCGGCCAAGCCGGGACCCCTGTACGGCGGTCTGGCCCTGACGATGGTGGTGCTCACCTGGCGGCAGCGGTTCGTCGCGGCCGGGGCGGCCGTCGGGGTCGACATCGTTTTCGTGCTGGTGCGGTGGGCGGCCGGCGCCAAGGTGCCCGAGGGGCAGTACTTCGGCAATGGCGCGCTGTGGGCGATGCTCGGCTGCGCCGTCGTCGCGATCACGCGCCGCACCGGTGACGAACGCGTCCTGCTCCTGAAGGGCGTCGGCCTGGGGCTGCTCCTCGTGACCGGCCGCAAGATCGGTGACACCTGGCTGCTCATCACCTCCAAGACCCGCCCCACCGTGCTCGACCCGTATGTGGCGACCGCCGATCACGCACTCGGCAATCCCTCCTGGGCCGCGGGCCGCATACTCAAGGCCATGGGCCCGCTCAGCGGCCATGTCGTGCATGTGGTCTACGCACAGCTCGCGGTGGCCGCGGTGGTGGTCGCCCTCTACCAGCTGCGCAACGTGGCGGCCGAGCGCCGCTTCCCGCGCCACCATCTCGTCCGCACCTTCCTGGTGATCGGCCTCCTCGGGCCGGCCATCTACATGATCTTCCCGGTGGTCGGGCCGGTCTTCGCCTACGGTCCCGGTACCTCCGGCACCGGCGGCGTGGAATGGGCGGTGGCCAATCTGTGGCCGCACACACCGCCGGCCGTCGGCGTTCCGCACCCGGTGCCGTACGACGGGATCACGCCGCGCAACTGCATGCCGAGTCTTCATACGGCGTGGGCCACCGCGATCTTCGTCCACACCCGGAAGGGGCCGCGACTCCTGCGGTTCGCGGGGGCGTTCTGGCTGGTCGCCACGCTCGGCGCGACGCTGGGCTTCGGGTACCACTACGGCGTGGACCTCGTGGCCGGCGTCGTGTTCTCGCTCACCGTCGAGGCGGCGCTGCGCACCTTCGACCGCGGCTGGGACCGGTCGGGGGTCCGTCTGGTCGCGTACGGCACGGCGGTCTTCGCGGCGCTCCTGCTGGCGTACCGCTTCGTGCCGGTGACGATGGCGGAGCACCCGTGGGTGTCCGGCCCGCTCGTCGTTCTGGCGATGCTCTCGGTCATCCATGGATACCTGCGGACCACGCGGGCCTGGGAGCCGGACCCCGTACCCGTACTGCTGCCGGAGCCGCACCCCGAGCCGGTGTGA
- a CDS encoding PucR family transcriptional regulator, whose product MLAETCATGRRLTRDELESRRALGGRAAEAGHSLRALVQQHLATARTACSDLPRASFDHLLATVGQVIDALAEGHERAQLLAVRQEEASRREFIDDLLFGRSDPGNLAERSERFGLLLSHTHAVAVAEGPDAYDDAHPATQRVQQALFGRFGNRHILTTTKDGRLICVAPADQDDVLRHFAKQAYAATAGRVAVGRPQPGAGGVAHSYEEALNALDLATRMNLEGPVLHAADLLVFPVLMRDRQAMADLVHRALGPLQRARGGAQALLDTLTAYFDAGCVAAEAARRLSLSVRAFTYRLERIHQLTGADPADPVHRYTLQTAVIGARLLDWPANEL is encoded by the coding sequence ATACTGGCCGAAACCTGCGCCACCGGCCGCCGGCTCACCCGCGACGAACTGGAGTCGCGCCGCGCCCTGGGCGGACGCGCCGCCGAAGCGGGCCACAGCCTGCGCGCGCTGGTGCAGCAGCACTTGGCTACGGCCCGCACCGCCTGCTCCGACCTGCCGCGCGCCTCCTTCGACCACCTCCTGGCCACCGTCGGCCAGGTCATCGACGCCCTGGCCGAAGGACACGAACGCGCCCAGCTCCTCGCCGTACGCCAAGAGGAGGCATCGCGCCGCGAGTTCATCGACGACCTTCTGTTCGGGCGCAGCGACCCGGGAAACCTGGCGGAGCGCTCGGAACGCTTCGGGCTGCTGCTCTCCCACACCCATGCCGTGGCCGTGGCCGAGGGCCCGGACGCCTACGACGACGCGCACCCCGCCACCCAACGGGTCCAGCAGGCGCTGTTCGGCCGCTTCGGCAACCGCCACATCCTGACCACCACCAAGGACGGCCGGCTCATCTGCGTCGCCCCGGCCGACCAGGACGACGTCCTGCGCCACTTCGCCAAGCAGGCCTACGCGGCCACCGCGGGCCGGGTCGCCGTCGGCCGGCCGCAACCCGGCGCGGGAGGCGTCGCGCACTCCTACGAGGAAGCGCTCAACGCCCTCGACCTCGCCACACGCATGAACCTGGAAGGCCCGGTGCTGCACGCCGCCGACCTGCTGGTCTTCCCCGTCCTCATGCGCGACCGCCAAGCCATGGCGGACCTGGTGCACCGTGCGCTCGGCCCGCTGCAACGGGCGCGCGGCGGCGCCCAGGCGCTCCTGGACACCCTCACCGCCTACTTCGACGCGGGCTGTGTCGCGGCCGAGGCGGCCCGCCGGCTCAGCCTGAGCGTGCGGGCCTTCACCTACCGCCTGGAGCGCATCCACCAGCTCACCGGCGCGGATCCGGCGGACCCGGTCCACCGCTACACCCTGCAGACCGCCGTCATCGGGGCCCGGCTCCTGGACTGGCCGGCGAACGAGCTGTGA